The Sander lucioperca isolate FBNREF2018 chromosome 4, SLUC_FBN_1.2, whole genome shotgun sequence DNA segment caaccctcctgaatccaggctagctagtagccttcctgagccccggctggctagcagccttcctgagccccggctggctagcagcctcccagattccccgctagctagtgttagaatatattttgtgaaagtgttaagaaaaggttttagagttcatggggctgacctcaatgcctctgtttccctgggttatgAGAGACCATCTAGTTTTACAGTGATTAGATATAATAAAGGAAGGGTGAGAAAGAAACTCTCTGATCAGGGGAAACGAACGAGGcaaacaatggtcagcactatgcaagcgcgggatttgtgacactgtatggaaatgacctggctctcatgaaaactccttaaagtttgctggagattaaaacacaggtgttcaaaatccaacaatagtGGCTTGtttcttctgagctgagaattggaagttaaggtcatgttttttatacagtgttacaaattagtcaggagccggctggagccagaagatctggaccagatccaaactgatgagggcactaccagggatgggacagaaatggataaatagagaGTATCCCAACTTAGCAGGACCTGATGCTAGGGGAAACTCTGTCAGTTCATTAGGTGATAGAGACTCTGCCTTTgtgtatcagatccatgtacatgtacttgtattctGCAATATCTTTCACTAAATTTGTTATTAATTTTAACTGGATGAATcctggtcttgatttgattcctgagttttatttctctgatctaccagtaaacgaacacaaatagtgaccaaagaattggagtcagatcaagtctggcctttttagggccagaccggtcaaatTGGTCACATTTTAGATCGAAATCCTTcactagcaacccccctgaatccaggctagctaacagccttcctgagccccggctggctagcagccttcctgagccccggctggctagcagcctcccagattccccgctagctagcaacccccctgaatccaggctagctagcatccttcctgagcccaggctagccagcagcctccctgattccccgctggctagcagcctcccagattccccactagctagcagcctccctgaatCCAGACTAGCTAGCCGCCTCTCTAAGTCCCGGCTAGCAAGTAGCTCCTCTgagtcccggctggctagcagcctccctagtgtccccgacCTCCCTAGTGTCCCTGAGCTCCCTAGggtccccgagctccctagtgtccccgagctccctagtgtccccaagctgcccagtgtcccagcactgcccagcttccccgagctttccagtgtccccgagctccctagtgtccccaagctgcccagtgtcccagcactgcccagcttccccaaGCTTtccagtgtccccgagcttcctaatgtccccgagcttcctagtattcccgagtttcctagcgTCCCTgagttccctagtgtccccaggtTGTCCTGTATCCCAGATCCCtggctgactagcagctttTCTTATCCCCAGCTGGCTAACAACCCTCCAGATccccggctgactagcagccttcctgatccccggctggttAGCAGCCCTCCAggtccccggctggctagcagccttccagatccccggctggctagcagccctccagattcccggctgactagcagccttcctgatccccggctggctagcaccCCCtcagatccccggctggctagcggcctccctgatccccggctgactACCATTCGCTCTGAATCGGCCATGGCCAATCCCCCAAAGACTTTGGCCTTCCCAGTCGCCCTGGAGACCACCCCGTTgaccttgccggtctccggcgcccATGAGACCGTGCCTGAGACTTTGCTGGTCTCCggcgcccctgagaccgcccttgaGACCGCCCCAAAGACTTTGCTTTTGTCCTGccccccagagactttgcctgtggcggtcagaccgactcctgcccctcgtgtcctctcGGCGGTCagaccgactcctgcccctcgtgtcctttcggcggtcagacccactcctgcccctcgtgtcctgtcggcaccccagtcaacctctgcTCCCGTTGCCTGACCGCCAGgccccagcccagctgacccgtcacCAGGccccagtccagctgacccgtcaCCTGGCCCCAGCTCTGCTGACCCGTCACCTGGCCCCAGCTctgctgacccgtcgcctggccCCAGCTCTGCTGACCAGTCGCCTGGTCCTGGACCAGCTGATCCTTCGCCTGCGCGGCCTCCCAAGGGACTCCGCCTTGGCCGACCTGCTCGGCCccctcgacgtccagtacggccacctgagggattctgccttcatcgccggtggccagaaggtttctgccttcgtcaccggccgcctgaaggcttctgccttcgttgctgctctcagtcccctgttgccgaggcttctcagtcccctgttgccgaggcctctcagtcccctgttgccgaggcctctcagtcccctgttgccgaggcctctctgtcccctgttgccgaggcctctcagtcccctgttgccgaggcctctctgtcccctgtccTGGGGCCCCGCTCCGTTCCCCCGAGTGACCCCGCTCCGTTCCCCCAAGTGGCCCCGCTCCGTTCCCCCGAGTGACCCCGCTCCGTTCCCCCAAGTGGCCCCGCTCCGttcccccgagtggccccgctccgttccctgtcccgagtggcccctctccgttccctgtcccgagtggcccctcttcgttccctgtcccgagtggcccctctCCGTTCCCTGTCCCGAGGGGCCCCTCTCCGTTCTCTGTCCTGAGTGGCCCCTTTCTGTTCCTTGTTCTGAGTAGCCCCCCTGCTTCCCCAAGTGGGCCCTCTGGCCCTCCGTTTTCCCCCAGGCCTCTGCGGCCCTGTTTCCCACAGGCCTCTgcggccctctgtttcccccaggcctctgcggccctctgtttcccccaggcctttgaggccctctgtttcccccggGCCTCTGCGGCCCTCTGGCCCTCCGTTTTCCCCCAGGCCTCTGCGGCCCTGTTTCCCACAGGCCTCTgcggccctctgtttcccccaggcctctgcggccctctgtttcccccaggcctctgcggccctctgtttccccggagtgccccagtgactctctgttccctgtgccccagtgactctctgttccctatGCCCCGGTGCGTTGTTCCCGgtgccctctgtttcccccgagtgccccagtgactctgttccctgtgccccggtgcgttgttccctgtgccccggtgctctctgttccctgtgccccagtaactctctgttccctgtgccccagtgactctctgttccctgtgccccagtgactctctgttccctgtgccccagtgactttcTGCCTCcccctccctgggttgttttctgtttgttttgggttttttttggaCGTCTGGTATCCGCCCCttgaggggggggggctctgttatggtttggacatttctgttgcctggttttgtatttttctgttgcttgtattatgatttctgtatgtttcctgttttgtatgttctgtatttttctgttccctgtcttgTAAATTTATCCTTGGTTGTGTATTGTggtctgtgtatattttgttgtgtacttCCCTGTTTaggttctgtttcctgttttattttgatagtctgttttctgtcttgtcatgtctagttttaatTTCTGTGTTTCCCACCTCTGTTGATtaccctgccccgccctgatgtgtttcacttgtcgtatcacctgtccctcatttgttcattaccttgtgtatttaacctctgtgttccctttgcctcttgttggattgttttgtgtccgtgtgtgtccgtTGCCCTGCTTTTGTGAGTTTTCCCTTAGAGTTTTTCCCACAGTTTTTCCAGTCCTTGTACTGCCGTTTTTTTGTTAATAAAGTCTCAGATTGAACCTTccgctgcctgcctgcctgctctctgcgtttgggtcctattTTCTCCTGCCGAGTAACAGAATTAAAATTGTGAAAGAGTAGGTGCCCAGTTTCATCCCCAGTTTAGAGAGAACTAAGTCTGACATTAACTTAAAATTAATTTCAAAATCCTTCCTGCAGCAAAGCCTGAGCCTGGGGcacatggggcacacgctctaccaggtgagctacccaggtaaCCCTACAATAAAGTGTTGGTAATTTTGCCAaatacatgcacaaataaaacaatttatAATTACCATCTGCTACAGCATGTGGGTCGCTGGTGTTGTTTTTTAccttgtgagtctgtgtgtgtcattatGGTAAAATGTAGCCCTGGAGACACGTGTTGTATCTGGATCTGTCACAAAAGCAGTTTTGAGTACTTTGCCAGGTGGTCTGTCTGCGGCCAAATTTTGTCACCGTGATAGCACCGTTCAAAATGCAGACACAAAACCGCCGAAAGGTAGCAGTTGAGATCAATATTAAGGCTGAGTTTGAAGAAGGAAGTAGGAGGGTAGGAAGTAGTGAAAAGGCCATTTCCCCTTCATCActgtacctcatacaaccccactttaaAAGATCCCAACTGTCCAGAGTGCAGTCCTTGAATAAAgcaataatcagaatcagaaaaggatttattgccaagaaAGTAGCACTTAcgaggaatttgccttggttgttggtgcttacataaacatattaaacattaatatgaaataaacaaacaatacatacagacacaagtAACACAAACATAACTATTaacattaagaaaaaagatGCTGTATGAATGTGCAAAAAATGTTAAGTGATGTGCAAAAGGTTAGGATATATATAATATGCAGAGGACAGGTAACTAGAACAGTATGTCATCCAAGTGCTTGTCATCTCCTACCAAAACTGCACCTCCCTCCTCGCCTGAGCCCCTGTGACTGCCACCAAACATTTGCAACTAGTTTGAAATGCTGCTGCCAGTCTGATATTCACAACCACACTGGCTCCCTGTTGCAGCTTGTTTCAAGTTTAAAACTAGCTTACAGGGCAGTGAAGGAAACAACTCCTTCCTTCTTACCTTTAAGCCATTGTGCACCCCTTTGCCTCTGGGAAAGTACCTACCCTCTAACTCTTAGGACTATGTGGTGGTTCAATAACTTCTTTACTGAAGTCTAAACAGCAGACTTCCACCACAGGCTGAAAACTTGCGTCTAATTTCTAAAAAGATATTGCACTTACAAGATCAGTTATCTCATAGGTATGAGATCTGTAGCCTAAATAGGCGTTGTTGTGGTTGTCGTCAGGGGAGTCGGACtagggggaaaaaggggactacCCAGGGCTCATATTTTTGGGCCCTCATGTGACGAGGGCCCAAAAATatactagaatgaatagctgtggatgcggggaggggcccatagaaaatgcctttctacagggcccagaattttatGCTACCACCTGGTTGTTGTAACACAGAGTTATGGCCAAATACTATTCACTATGTTCTGTTGTTGACACTACTAAACATTCATCAAGCAATTCAAAGGAGAAATATGTGTCCTTAAGTTGTATCAATAAGCAGCTTGGGTTCAAGTTAACTTACTGCATTGCAATATAAAGAACAATTTATAAGGTCAATGCCTCTGTTTGAAAGCCAGTCATTAAATTAAGTTTTACAGTATATGACGTTTTATggattattttttaatgtgtaagtatatagatcttttaaaatatgtttctgttgAAATACATATACCTATAAAGTAGTTATGTATCTCTTACGTTTGCCCTCTCATAGACATAATGCGCAGAAACAACGCCATTTTTGGTCTGTTTTGTCAGCCCTAACATGTATAGAAATGATCGGATGAAATGAAGAGAAAAATGAGAAGAATGTGTGCCGTCTTGACTTCAGTCGATTTGTATGATTATGCATTTCAATTTTACATGTAATCACTGTAGTATATGATTTACTTACACACATGGTTCCATTTGGCTGTGTCGGAGAAATTGTTCtgctgttgtaattttaaacatgTATGTCTTACTCtttgtttttcgagactttattaagtctcgaaggggggaaTATGTAGTATATGATTTACTTACACACATGGTTCCATTTGGCTAAAACAAATGGTTAGAGGTCACCTTCTAGAGGAAGTGACTTTGCTGGAGCAAATGGGGACCACTGACTGAGTGGCCCCAGGACTGACACCCCCATCACCACATCTCATGTTACACAGGACAGTATATATCCACATGTTTGAAGAGGAAATCTTCAGAGTAGCCATATTGACTGAGGAGCTCTCCAGACTTTCCATGGAATCTGttaattgatgctgaatctttgatgtaataaacTTTTTATTATCGAAATCAGTGTCGGCGAATACTTCttccatacagcatcacagcaacaAGACTAAAGATACCACACCACAAAACTACACAGTATTTGTATTACAATAAATCACACGGACacctgtgttgtctttgttgaTGCTTTATTGGCGTTTGAGTTTTTTAACTAACAGAAAGAAGCAGAAGAAAAGAACATTTCTCACAAACATGCAGTATTTGAGAATGTGTAATTATTTTGTTAAAagtcaaataaagaaatagtaACAGTGTGAAATATGCGATTAACTAGATGCAAGATAATCATAAAATTAAATCCTTATTCTCTCATCACCCCATCTCATGTTGACCGCTGACCTTAACCTGACTGACTGATTTAGCATTCCTCTTCCCCGTCTCTCCAAGAAGGACCCCGTTTCTAGTGTGGAAGACCTTGGCCAAAGAGGGACTCATCGGGGAGGGTATGTATTCTTGACATTGGTCACCACCAAGACTTGGTGCACACTCTACTATGtaggagaagaagaaggtaCCGTGATTTAACATGCAGCTGTCACTCACTTTTCCTCTACGCAGTTTAAATGAACACCCACCAAGCCGATCACTGTTCCAGTAAGTATCCTCATCATAAACACTGAACTTCAGTCTGTTTTTCATGTTAATGACGATGGGTCCAAACTCAAATGTCTCTGGCCATTTAGGATTGTCATTGTTACTTATGATGACAGTACGCTTATTCATATCACCGTAACTAACCTCCACTGAACCATCTGTCTTAGTCCACACATCACCATACAGACCTTCTGCATAGAGACTGAAAACCTTTAATGTTGCAAGACCTTTCCCAGCAGGACAGCAGTTTGACTTGATATTCTGACTACTGTTGCAAACACAAGCACAAGGATCCCTTTTGCTGGATCTTTGCCCAATCTTACAGGTTTCAgaaaattttttaaacaatgcatttTTCTTGATGTACTTCTCCACCTCTTTTTTCAGTCCGGCTCTGGCAATATGACCACTTGGCAGTATGGTGTGCAGGGGCTTTATGCTGTATTGGACCACATCAGGTATGGTTTTCAGTGAGGTAACCCATCTTTCATAGATAGAGGGGTCTGATTGGCCTCCAAAGAGGGATTTAGGGCGGTTAGCAAGGTCTCCACCAATGACCTTTTTTTCACGCTCCCTAAATGTGCTGCTAAAACTTTGACCAGAGCCTAGCTTCTGCTTCTCTGCCTCACAGTATTGAAACATTGCCTTAATGCTAGCAACTTTCTCCAAGCCAGCAGAGGCCTCAACTGACAAACAGTCTTTGACTTCTGTTTCTGACAGTCCACTCATGGTTGTCTGGCAGGTCCGGACAGCAGTGCATTCTTTTATTTCCCCTCCCAGAGACACTTGTGTGATGTAATGTGTACCATATGTGTCGATCAGACTGCGATATGATGGTTCTGTCTTACGTGAATAGGATGGAAGGGAGTTCACAGTTGATTCAAACTCATGACTCAGTGGAGGTTTTGCTTTCATTCTGTAGCTGTAAAACAGGAATTATACAAATTAGTTACATCACAGTTCCACTTTAATCACATATCAAtatttatgttgtttgttttaagCTAAATTGCTGTCATTACTGCCAACCACCTAAAACACTGTAAAACCAAGCATTTCTCAGTGAACTGACCAAATAAAGTTAGGGTAATGGCAAAAGAAGACAAATATCTGTCCACGTACTCACCTGTAGAGGCTAACGTCGACGGAATGGTGAAAGAAGGTGTAGCGGTCTTGTTTCGACATTCTCATGGCAAAGGTAGATTCTTTGGAATGGGAACCTCCAAAACCAAGACCAACAGTGAGGATCACTGTCATGGTTGGATCTAAAGGTATAGGGTGGTCTAGGCCAATTTTCCAATCATTGGACACGGATGATGTAGAAGCATTGACAAGAGTTTCGACAGAATCATACTGGATACCGGAGACCTTTAAACTGCACTTGGGGAGGGTTCTCCAGTCCACCACGGCAGCTGGAACCTTCTGGCTCTCTCCATTCATGTAGCTGTTTGTGTATAGCCTGCAAGTGCCATTGCCAAGCTTCCATGTTTCAGTGTCGATGACATAGGCACCTTTCCGCTCCATTGTGACGATGTCGAAGCCATCGCCACCCAGATTGTAACCAGGGACAAAGTGAGCCTTTTCACACTGCTGCGGTGTACCAGTGAAGCTTACACTGGATGGAAGACACAGAGGACACCATGCCAAGAACAGGAGCATGAGATGCCACAGCCTTGCCATCTGTATGGAAGAAATAATTAGGGACAGAAGGTTAAATGCGTGAACACAGAATCAGTTAAACAATGCATGCAATATTTCAATATGAATTTGATGTCATTAAACAAATGACTGAGGAATAAGAGGAATTGGATGCAAAAATGTACTCAACTATACTATAATATACTCTCCTATCTACTATACTAGATAGGTGAGAACTCAGGGTCTTACCTCAGCTGTTGACAGCAAGCTCTGTTCAGTAACTTACAATATCTGACCCATCTTATATATAAGTCTGATATGAAGGTGGAGTCTTGATTGCATATGTGTTtctcacacattttttttcatttaaccaCCTGCAtttaagctgtgtgtgtgtgtgtgtgtgtgtgtgtgtgtgtgtgtgtgtgtgtgtgtgtgtgtgtgtttgtgcatgtgtgcatgcgtgtgtgtgtgtgtgtgtgtgtgtgtgtgtgtgtgtgtgtgtgtgtgtgtgtgggcttctTCCCCAAACTGGTGGTGTGGTGACTGCCATCTAGGCCTTCTGTAGATAAAACACAATGGATACAAGTAATTAAGTAACTCATGCAACCCTACTTCAAAactccaaactatccctttaagagtGCAGTCCTTGAATAAAGTAAGCAACTTAATTAGATTTCTCTACACAGGGACTCTTGGTGCTGTCATACACTCACATGGCTGTACCATTGCTATGCTGCCAATGctcaggggtctcatttataaacgtggcgtacacAGAAAatggggctgaaaatgtgcgtacgccacttcctacgcaaaggttgtgatttataaaaaacaaacttgacgggagaatgtgcggtcctccacgcaaactctgacccatatgatgactggctaatatgccgatttaaattCTATGTattgaattgggtccagtagagagggcatcgcgccggaaccgtgccatcccggtccaaatacaggtcctcaccACTCTGGGGGCCAccagctgtttccagagggaaatggcagatagcttatataaatattatatataatcttcaactttatcgctaaggcttgtttggatataatatatagttctgttaaatcttatatACGTCTGGTAaatcgaagctgtccccgagtggcgtaatgcctgccgttttggaatttattattaatataggtagtctatagatcaggtttacctacactgtgcgagaacagaccaaaattataattcaatttgctgCAATTCCTGAGCGTCTGAGAAGTTCTTTGCTTTTTCCCCAccagtcgtcatgattcggCATAAAGACCAACTGCCAGgccattaacatactgatcagcattcatgaggtgctttgcattgactatttattgttaaaaatgggcgtgtaccgggtgggataagaggctgattcacgtacgcacacctgtgggtaatctgtgatttataaagggaacattgcttacagatgtgcgtacgcacggttttataaatctgattttttttttatattcaaagGATTGCCGTGAAATTGTGGTCCGCAGA contains these protein-coding regions:
- the LOC116039630 gene encoding perforin-1-like isoform X1; translated protein: MARLWHLMLLFLAWCPLCLPSSVSFTGTPQQCEKAHFVPGYNLGGDGFDIVTMERKGAYVIDTETWKLGNGTCRLYTNSYMNGESQKVPAAVVDWRTLPKCSLKVSGIQYDSVETLVNASTSSVSNDWKIGLDHPIPLDPTMTVILTVGLGFGGSHSKESTFAMRMSKQDRYTFFHHSVDVSLYSYRMKAKPPLSHEFESTVNSLPSYSRKTEPSYRSLIDTYGTHYITQVSLGGEIKECTAVRTCQTTMSGLSETEVKDCLSVEASAGLEKVASIKAMFQYCEAEKQKLGSGQSFSSTFREREKKVIGGDLANRPKSLFGGQSDPSIYERWVTSLKTIPDVVQYSIKPLHTILPSGHIARAGLKKEVEKYIKKNALFKKFSETCKIGQRSSKRDPCACVCNSSQNIKSNCCPAGKGLATLKVFSLYAEGLYGDVWTKTDGSVEVSYGDMNKRTVIISNNDNPKWPETFEFGPIVINMKNRLKFSVYDEDTYWNSDRLGGCSFKLRRGKVSDSCMLNHGTFFFSYIVECAPSLGGDQCQEYIPSPMSPSLAKVFHTRNGVLLGETGKRNAKSVSQVKVSQVEVSGRHEMG